A region of uncultured Carboxylicivirga sp. DNA encodes the following proteins:
- a CDS encoding ABC transporter ATP-binding protein encodes MKIEIKDLSQVYKNDFRALNRVDLEINSGMFGLLGPNGAGKSTLMRILVTLQKPTHGEVFVNGKPLSKNRQEVRSYLGYLPQDFRFFAKLRTWEFLDYAASLAGIKNKKQRLSAVDDLLEQVGLFDVRNRFANKLSGGMKRRLGIAQALIGDPKIIIVDEPTTGLDPEERIRFRNILSNLSQKEVIIILSTHIVGDISSTCSQMALLNAGEVHFNGSPEDFVKKSEGHVFKTSVTFDEMKHISEAYPVITSIPDPAGYEVEFVADKLNGWKATEVQPNLEHAYVYFMEYLAKTQKD; translated from the coding sequence TTGAAGATAGAAATCAAAGATCTGAGTCAGGTATATAAAAATGACTTCAGAGCCCTTAACCGAGTTGACCTAGAAATTAATTCCGGAATGTTTGGACTGTTGGGACCCAACGGAGCCGGAAAATCAACATTAATGAGAATACTGGTAACCTTGCAAAAACCTACCCATGGCGAGGTGTTTGTAAATGGTAAACCATTGTCTAAGAACCGTCAGGAAGTTCGTTCATACCTGGGTTACTTACCACAGGATTTTCGTTTTTTTGCAAAGTTAAGAACCTGGGAATTTCTTGACTATGCAGCATCTCTGGCCGGAATAAAGAATAAAAAGCAACGTTTATCTGCAGTGGATGATTTATTGGAGCAGGTTGGGTTGTTTGATGTACGAAATCGTTTTGCCAATAAATTATCAGGTGGTATGAAACGAAGGCTGGGTATTGCTCAGGCATTGATTGGTGATCCGAAAATTATCATTGTTGATGAGCCAACAACGGGGCTTGATCCGGAAGAAAGAATCCGGTTTCGTAATATTCTCTCAAACCTGAGTCAAAAAGAAGTTATTATTATACTGTCCACCCATATTGTAGGTGATATTTCTTCAACATGTAGTCAAATGGCTTTGCTAAATGCCGGTGAAGTACATTTTAACGGTTCTCCTGAAGATTTCGTGAAAAAGAGTGAAGGTCATGTCTTCAAAACTTCCGTCACTTTTGATGAAATGAAACATATCAGTGAAGCTTATCCGGTTATTACTTCTATTCCCGATCCCGCAGGTTATGAAGTTGAATTTGTAGCAGATAAGCTGAATGGATGGAAGGCAACTGAGGTGCAGCCAAACCTTGAGCATGCCTATGTTTATTTTATGGAATACCTTGCCAAAACCCAAAAAGATTAA
- a CDS encoding PAS domain-containing sensor histidine kinase, with amino-acid sequence MMCSKKVLYFYLLLFTILSHSISSYADELNEIVVLSSYHIGFKWTSDIDNAIIKYFEKDESTRLYHEFMDSKRFQDSEYFDLLKQTYQQKFKYHKINGVICSDNKAFEFFIENGTAIWGDVPAVFCGVNNIEDYSHLIDSTKHAVVLEKLDIFGTIDLITQLQPDIQEIIAISDQTLSGKIFTLQFIDGITPFSNNISYKTLDASNPKLLKEQLENTDPTGKAIYLLSLYTNRNGIANEMMKESQYFFSNVNIPVYSNWDFLMPNCIVGGKILKGSDQGTLAAELIMKLIKGQKTPLYTTPKQRYIFDQAKLDYYNLKVPETIANYQIINQPHSFISEFKQELLFLLIILLTLLFVITILVSDMIKRKKIELDLIKSEKRLELAVDGANEGLWDIDYNSKEAYFNERFAILLGYTSTEELNLTFDNWIQNIHPEDINNLQQSYNKHKKGLDDAFRCEVRIKNKKEEYNWFSILGRITEHFNNEPHRITGIIQNINQQKIFEQELRQAKEKAEESDRLKSSFLANMSHEIRTPMNAILGFTDLILENNLNEDERNEYLALVKKSGENLLTLINDIIDISKIESGQMKINFQMTDLHQMFKELQSLANSLIISLNKPIDFKISVENIDQPFFVKTDQLRLYQILLNLVSNAIKFTENGFIEISYTENKSDNIEISVRDTGPGISDNDKKIIFDRFRQIDESTIKKHGGTGLGLSITKSLTELMNGTISVKSPTGGGAEFIVALPCLVSETVSLSNN; translated from the coding sequence ATGATGTGCAGCAAAAAAGTTTTATACTTTTATTTATTGCTTTTTACAATACTTTCTCACTCTATTTCAAGCTATGCTGATGAGCTCAATGAGATAGTAGTACTAAGTTCATATCACATAGGTTTTAAATGGACATCCGATATTGACAATGCAATCATCAAGTATTTTGAAAAAGATGAGTCAACCAGACTTTATCATGAGTTTATGGATAGTAAACGATTCCAGGATTCTGAATATTTCGATCTATTAAAACAAACCTATCAGCAAAAGTTCAAATATCACAAAATCAATGGTGTAATATGCTCTGATAACAAAGCTTTTGAGTTTTTTATCGAAAACGGCACTGCTATCTGGGGTGATGTACCTGCTGTTTTTTGCGGAGTAAATAATATTGAAGATTATTCCCATTTAATTGACTCAACCAAACATGCAGTTGTACTCGAGAAATTAGATATTTTTGGTACAATTGATTTAATAACACAACTTCAACCTGATATTCAAGAAATAATTGCCATTTCCGACCAAACATTATCCGGAAAAATATTCACACTTCAATTTATCGATGGGATAACACCCTTTTCCAATAACATCTCATACAAAACATTAGACGCTTCCAATCCCAAACTTTTAAAAGAACAATTGGAAAATACAGATCCTACAGGAAAAGCAATTTATTTATTAAGTCTTTATACCAATAGAAATGGTATTGCTAATGAAATGATGAAAGAAAGCCAGTATTTTTTTAGCAATGTTAACATACCTGTTTATAGTAACTGGGATTTCTTAATGCCTAATTGCATTGTTGGAGGTAAAATTCTAAAAGGTTCAGATCAGGGAACTCTTGCCGCTGAATTGATTATGAAATTAATTAAAGGACAAAAGACCCCACTTTATACGACCCCTAAACAGAGGTATATATTTGATCAGGCCAAACTTGACTATTACAACCTGAAAGTACCTGAAACCATTGCAAACTATCAAATTATCAATCAACCTCACAGCTTTATTTCTGAGTTTAAGCAAGAGCTATTATTTCTTCTGATCATACTATTAACACTTCTTTTTGTAATTACAATTTTAGTTTCCGATATGATTAAGCGTAAGAAAATTGAGCTTGATCTGATTAAAAGTGAGAAACGATTGGAATTAGCTGTAGATGGAGCCAACGAAGGACTTTGGGATATCGATTACAACTCAAAAGAGGCTTACTTTAATGAGCGTTTTGCAATCTTACTTGGATATACTTCAACAGAGGAATTAAATCTGACTTTTGATAACTGGATTCAGAATATTCATCCAGAAGACATTAACAACCTGCAACAATCATATAACAAGCATAAAAAAGGTTTAGATGATGCTTTTAGATGTGAAGTCAGAATAAAAAATAAAAAGGAAGAATATAATTGGTTTTCAATTCTGGGAAGAATAACCGAACACTTCAATAATGAACCTCACAGAATAACCGGTATTATTCAAAACATAAACCAGCAAAAAATATTTGAACAGGAGTTAAGACAGGCAAAAGAAAAAGCAGAAGAAAGCGATCGGCTAAAATCATCATTCTTAGCAAATATGTCGCACGAAATCCGAACTCCAATGAACGCTATTCTGGGCTTTACCGACTTAATTCTTGAGAATAATCTCAATGAAGATGAAAGAAACGAATACCTGGCTCTTGTTAAGAAGAGTGGAGAAAATTTGCTAACACTTATTAATGATATTATAGACATAAGTAAAATTGAATCAGGCCAAATGAAAATCAATTTTCAAATGACTGATTTACATCAAATGTTTAAAGAGCTGCAATCCTTAGCAAATTCATTAATCATTTCGCTAAATAAACCAATTGACTTTAAAATATCTGTTGAAAATATTGATCAACCATTTTTTGTAAAAACAGATCAATTGCGTTTGTATCAAATCTTATTAAACCTGGTGTCCAATGCTATTAAATTTACCGAGAATGGTTTTATAGAAATATCATACACTGAAAATAAGTCGGATAACATTGAAATATCTGTTAGAGACACAGGACCTGGCATTTCAGATAATGATAAGAAAATCATATTCGACAGATTTCGACAAATAGATGAATCAACGATCAAAAAACATGGTGGTACTGGCTTAGGGTTATCCATAACAAAAAGTCTTACAGAATTAATGAATGGAACCATTAGCGTAAAATCTCCAACTGGCGGAGGTGCTGAATTCATTGTAGCTTTACCTTGTTTGGTATCTGAAACGGTTAGTTTATCCAACAATTAA
- a CDS encoding periplasmic heavy metal sensor — translation MKTKLIMGFVALAIVAVSTTTHAQRRQGNNRQDCILQDDLTQEQKDKLDELRVEFYKQTQADHNQLNELMAKKHTLETTNPVDKKALYDCLASINSIQTKLQKERVRHFQDVKANMTDEQVIVFDSRNKGGMHQGGQRLGQNGRGYGNGQGFGKGQGKGLACTQPGQGYGQGQGKRGDGQRLGRGQGQRGRGYGDGQGLGKGQGNGKGLYSLDLTDAQKEFMDKSRLQMLEKEQGLKNKLNELDAQLKTKTTGKNIDLKQVDKLINEQSEVRLQMAQIKADHRMEVRSQLTDEQKIAFDSRPLGGRGRHGRF, via the coding sequence ATGAAAACTAAATTAATTATGGGGTTTGTAGCATTAGCTATAGTTGCCGTATCGACAACAACCCATGCGCAACGAAGACAAGGTAATAATAGACAGGATTGTATTTTACAAGACGATTTAACTCAAGAACAAAAAGATAAGCTGGATGAATTAAGAGTTGAGTTTTACAAGCAAACTCAGGCTGACCACAATCAATTAAATGAATTAATGGCAAAAAAACATACTTTGGAAACAACAAATCCGGTTGACAAAAAGGCATTGTATGATTGTCTGGCTTCAATAAATTCAATTCAGACAAAGTTGCAAAAAGAAAGAGTGAGACATTTTCAGGATGTTAAAGCAAATATGACTGACGAGCAGGTTATTGTATTTGATTCCCGTAATAAAGGAGGCATGCACCAAGGTGGACAAAGACTGGGCCAGAATGGTAGAGGTTATGGAAATGGACAAGGCTTTGGTAAAGGACAGGGAAAAGGATTAGCCTGCACTCAACCTGGTCAGGGATATGGCCAAGGTCAAGGAAAACGTGGTGATGGACAAAGATTAGGAAGAGGCCAGGGTCAGAGAGGAAGAGGTTATGGTGATGGTCAGGGTCTTGGTAAAGGACAAGGAAATGGCAAAGGACTTTATTCATTAGATTTAACTGATGCACAGAAGGAATTTATGGACAAGTCACGACTACAAATGTTAGAGAAAGAGCAAGGTCTTAAAAACAAACTTAATGAACTGGATGCTCAGTTGAAGACTAAAACAACTGGTAAGAATATTGACCTAAAACAAGTTGACAAGTTGATTAATGAACAATCTGAAGTTAGATTGCAAATGGCGCAAATTAAAGCTGATCACAGAATGGAAGTGAGAAGTCAACTTACCGATGAACAAAAAATTGCATTTGATAGCAGGCCTCTGGGTGGAAGAGGAAGACATGGAAGATTCTAG
- a CDS encoding RNA polymerase sigma factor, which produces MIEDKLLVKQVKEGNKDAFRQLVSVHHRRVIHICMSFVNQLEDAEDVAQEVFIEVFKSISNYREESSLSTWLYRLAVNKSLDYLRQKKRKKRGYGLLTSIDNDEMANLSVAEAEDASEDIEAEERRKVLLKAMDKLPERQRVALTLSKLDELPQKEVADVMGVSEGSVESLLVRAKKKLKEILLFQKEEIF; this is translated from the coding sequence ATGATTGAGGACAAACTATTAGTCAAGCAGGTAAAAGAGGGCAATAAAGATGCCTTTAGGCAGTTGGTATCTGTCCATCATCGAAGGGTGATACATATCTGTATGTCCTTTGTCAATCAGCTGGAAGATGCTGAGGATGTTGCACAGGAAGTTTTTATTGAAGTTTTTAAATCTATCTCAAATTATCGCGAAGAATCGAGTCTGTCGACATGGTTGTATCGTTTGGCGGTTAATAAATCATTGGATTACTTACGTCAGAAGAAACGTAAAAAACGGGGATATGGTTTGTTAACATCGATAGATAATGATGAGATGGCTAATTTATCGGTTGCTGAAGCAGAGGATGCCTCGGAAGACATAGAGGCAGAAGAGAGAAGAAAGGTTTTGCTCAAAGCAATGGATAAATTACCAGAAAGACAGAGGGTGGCTTTAACCTTATCAAAATTGGATGAGCTGCCTCAAAAAGAAGTAGCCGATGTAATGGGTGTTTCTGAAGGTTCTGTTGAGTCGCTTTTAGTAAGAGCAAAAAAGAAACTAAAAGAAATTCTACTGTTTCAAAAAGAAGAAATTTTTTAA